tcaaatcgaaccataatttttttttctataattttaatttaagacttaaattaaaattcaaataatttgaatcgaaatcaaatttaatttattttgaataataATTCAATAAAGTTTGAATTAAAATTCGAACTTGGAATTTTATTTCGAACTAAAATTATTCAATTAGTTTGCAGAGCACAGCTTTCCTTTTTTGGTTGGGTTGGTGAGAAAATAGACGGAAACAAGTAGTTTTCATAATGTGAGTCGTTAAACGTACAGAAACGATTCATCAAAACCATAACCATCTAAAAAGTTATCGACCAAAAAGATTTATTTTCTGCTTGACTCCTTTGATTCCACTAACTTTTTTTTAGTTGGATCAACTACACGGTATAATTCTAAGAACGACCAACTCGGCTCTGTAAAGTCAAAAGAAATGGATAAATCGAAAAGCACAAAACTAAAACTCAATCCTTATATGTAATTAAGGCTGCACCATTAGCAGCGATTCCAATTACCCTCATGAATAGTATTGAAATATATATTGACTACTATTAAGATAAATTTGGGAGTTGATCACAATATTTTCGACACAATATAAAACATTCAAAGTACGCGAACAAACTCCACAGCAATGGAGCACTTCAGACAACAGTAAAGATAGAGATACAATCAAGGAAAGTTAAAtcataaaagtaatgaaaaaaaTCAGTGAAATAAGTTACATTACAGAGTAAGGTTCTCAAGTTGGAATCATTATGATGTTACAAGTTCCTGACATAAGCGTAGAAATATTGGATACTAATACAAGCTCGATCTTTGAGGCTAATTCTCAGTTGTGCAACAATGTCTACTGCCTAATAGATAAAGGGCATCAATACTCCTCCAGAACTCCCAAACTTAGTAGTAGTTCATTCCACAAGTGAAATTTCAATAGCATCCAACGTTCCTATCTTCCATAGGGGTGATAACGACCAGGACCAGCCCCACCGCCGCTGCCATAGCCTCCCCTGCTACCATATAGTCCTGACCCATAGCTTCCTGGTGAATCATAACCCCCTCCATAGCTAGAGCCACCATAACCTGGAGCTTCACGACCATACCCACCTAAACTGCCACCATACCCACTGCTAAATCCTCCACCATAGGAACCAAAACGGCTAGAGTATCCTATGGAGGGTTCTCCCCGGTAGTCTCCAGCATAACCACCATAACCACCACTGTATTCACCAGGAGCACTTCCATAACCACCGTAACCACCAGGTCTAGGACCAAACCCACCTGGTGTCCGAAAGGTGGGAGGAGGGCCATAGCCACCAGCACCACCAACGCTGCTGTATGAACCACCATAGCTGCTGGCATTATCGCCAAAATGACGAGACCTAGATCCACTGCCAAAAGCAGGCGGAGGATTGCCAGGTTTCTTTGGCTCAGCCTTCTTGATTTCAACCTGCAATGAAACAACATCAACCTAGCCTGTTTGAAAATATTTAGTGAAGACACGCACTAGGACATTATACAATTGAACCAACTTGATcctagaacagataactacttACTAGACGAGAGTTTGATTAGTCCAATAGTTTAGGAGACTACCATTTTGCAACAAATGTCTTCTAGAAACAAATGGCATTCCCTGTGCTAATGCAAGTCTATACTATCTAGCGAATTTTGCACTAGACTCACCTTAGTGCCAGCTAGATCAATCATATTTCCTTTTTTTGCTAACAGATCATCTACATCTTTTTCTTTCTCAAAGACTACAAAACCAAATCCACGAGAACGGTTGGTTGTATGATCCCTAATGATTTCAAGATCTTGCACCTTCCCAAACTCAGAAAAGAAGTTCCTGAGTTGATCTGTTCAGTTTGAAGTAAATGTCAAACACCACCTCTATGAGCATCTTTCAACATGTGAGTATTGACTGTAGAAAGATGACAGTAAATTACCTTCTGAGAGAGTAGTTGGTATTCCACCTACGAATATCTTCCTCGTCTTAAAATCCTTCAAGGGAGCAGCACCTTTTGGAATAGTTCTTTTTATTTCCACCTTCAATATCCATATCATTAAAATTTAGGCATATCAGCACAAGAATGATTAATAAAACAAGTATAAGATACTGTAGTAAAATTGTTATAAAGAtggaacagaatgtaaaaaaatTACACAAGGCAATGGACCTTAAGATGCATCAACAACATAATCATATTGGATGATAAGAATGAGAGATACGTTTAATACTTTCAAGAAAATTACTCCTAATAGAGAGAGCCAAACTTAAGCCATCTTCAAAAACTCATACCACAGAATTAGAGAAACTAGGCAGGAATATCATACAAAAAGCAAACATCAAATTAAAAAACAAGAAGATAGAAGATATATAACTGTGCATAGGAGATACAAAAAATGAGGCCAAATTAGAAAAACTATTTACATGTTGCAGATTCACTGGAACAAAAAATCAGTCAGGGGAACCATTAGAATTAAATTATAAAAGAGTAGATCAACACGATGGAACCTACCATTTTTCCATTAAACACATGTGACTCCTCAATAACTTTGTCAACAACAGAAGCATCTCTATAGGTGATAAACCCAAAGCCTCTTGGCTTGTTTGTACTCCGATCTTTCATTATCACTGAATCTACTATCTCTCCATACTCCTCAAAGTGTTTAACAAATGCATCTGCATCAACATGACACACGGTAATAATGATtaatttttacaagaaaaatcaACATTCATATTATTTCCCTGAATCATGTTTGAGAAATGCATCTGCATCAACATGACACGCGATAATAATGATtaatttttacaagaaaaatcaACATTCATATTATTTCCCTGAATCATGTTTGAGAAATAAAAAATGGAAAACAAAAGACATACAGGGTGATGAGACATGAGTTTTTTCTATTGAGGACGGAGATCATATTAAAGAACATCAATCAATTGCTTTCTGGAAATCAAAAGGATGAAAAACAACTATAGAAGCAAAGTGAGATAAACAAAAGGCATAAATCATCAAAAAATAAAGGTGATATACAACTGTCATGACTGGTTAGCAGTCATTAAAGTTTGCATATACCAAATTTGTCTGGGTTCCATCTATTTGACTGTCACTAACTCCAGCTTTTTCCCCTGTTTTTCAATGGTTTGCTCTGTTAAGGCATGAACAAAGAGCCAGAATAACAAAggaacagctgctgctgctgAACTCGCTAAACTACCAACTAATCAAACTAGAATATTTGTCAAATAATCATATTTTTAGTATCCAAAAAAAGCAACTTGCTACTATTTCAAGTTATCAGTGAATTCTAGCTAACTGATATCTACTGGAATAATAAAAGTGAAGTAGAATTCACAGAAAATGTAAATGAGGCTCTAAACCTCAAACTTAGACCAATAAAGCCTAAAAGAATACAGAGTAATCAAGATTGTATATCCTACAAGGAAACACAAATGAAAATAAAGTATCAGAAAGATTATTTCCCCAATGTCACTTTTCTCTTGTTTCCATTGAGAGAAATAACGAGCAAAACAAAATTCTAGGGAGATCTTTCCCTAATATTCTCCAATTTTACTGATTTGAATTGGAAAATCAATATTTTACACGAAATGGAGCTCAAAACCTGACCTCAAAATATCCACAATCATTTCTTTATAAgtatatttttacaatttttttacaaataaagtttaGAAATTAAAGGTGGGAAGGGAAGACAGTGGTTGGGTAGCAAGAGCAGGGAAAGTGTCGCGTTGGCAGAAGACATGTTTGTCAGAAGATTCCCACCTCCTTGAAgacaaatacatatgaaagttaACCCTACTTTATACAAACTATATCTACAGGGTGGCATGTAACTGAATTCTAGTAGTTAGGAGTATCCCTCAGAATGCCTGATTTCAACAAATAATGAATTCCAGGTTTCTCAACCTCAGCACTTGCTGAAGGAGCACCAATTAAAGTTCTACTCAATCTTCAGATTACTAAACTTTTCATCATTGGGATACAAGAATCTGTCAAACTAACACGTTTTCAAATGTTTGATTTCAAAAAATGAAagagaaaaataagaaacaaCACAAAAAAGattaaatggaaaaaagatcGGAACATGGAAATTGAGCATGAGATTTCAAATGCAGGGCGAATAACATTCTGACATGGAGAACAAAAGGTGTGTTTTAACCCTATGTTTGACACATTGCCCAATTGTCCTGTATGCCAATATGACAGGGCCATAACTGCCCTGAATTTTTCTGAGCAAAGGAGCTCTACTGCCCCACAGTTGATTGAAGATAACTGATAGCTAGAGATTCTCATGCAGGTTGTTTGCCTGCTGCAATCTGTGATCAGAAGGAAATAGGCCACTGCCTCAGCATGTTACGAGGGGAGGGGACGAAGCAGGTGGTTGATTCCAATAGAGAATTTATTAGGGTTCATACTCTCTTTGATGATCACAAAATTtaattgcaccaatttagataaATTTAAGAGTAAATTTTCTTTCCATGTGGTCTGCTGTGAGATTGACACAAGATCAGTATAAGAGAGATTCAGGATGCAATTGAATGGAATCTACAGGTCTAATGTAATAGAAAGTGCATTTCTCATGGTGCATTTTTTTTCATGTGTTCAAGAAGGGCATGTCATCGTTCATAGGGGAAGGATGCGAGCAATTCTACAGGTCTAATGTAATAGAAAGTGCATTTCTCATGGTGCATTTTTTTTCATGTGTTCAAGAAGGGCATGTCATCGTTCATAGGGGAAGGATGCGAGCAATTGCTTCCCATGCAGCATAATCACTCATATCCCAGGACAAGTCTCTTCTCCACAGCCATGCCACTGTCTCCATCCTTGCCCTACATTCTCTCCAGACCTAGAAAAGGCACACCTTAGCTCCCTTACTATTTCTCCCAACAGAGACAAATGAGAAGTGAACAAAGATCCATCCATCAACCTTAACCCCCTATCTCATGACCCAACCAAAATGTCTTAGCCACCTCTTGCAACCTTGTCGCCTCTTGAAACTCCAAAGCAAAACTACCTACACCCAAAAGAAGCCAGTAGAAAAACTCTATTTCCTCCCTTTCCTCCAAGGAAATCAAAACTAGAAGAGTATTCCCAATCCTTTCTCCAACTTTTTTCTTTGTTCTTTTTTCCTTCCTGGTTGTTTCCTTCCCTCACAGGAAACACGGCCTAAGAAAAGTGAATTGTTTCATTAAGAGCAAGACAGATAAGAGGAGAAGTATACTTGTTTTTTCAAAAGTGATTTATACCAAAATATGGAATTTGCAGCAAAATGTGATGTACACTAAGTCATGGTTAAGGGTTAGTCAATATACGACGTCAAAATACAGTGAAAGAAAACATCATACTCTTCCATTACTCTTATCCTTGCGAAAAAAAGGATATTGTTTACTTTTAGCAAAATGGAACATATACAACCTAACAAGAGATGACGGAGTTTAGAGTCATGTGTCAATATAAGAATGCCAAATAAAACGTTGCAGAATCAACTTTAGACACGACCATAAGAAGCTAAACCTCTGTCTATATGCTACAAGAATTAGCATGAAAACATATATCTAACAGAGAAGGACGAAAAAAATATGCATATCCTCACAGAACAATCGCTTTTCGAAATCGGTTAATACGGTTTAGTATGAATTATGGAAAAGAAAACAACTAACCGAGCGTCGTATCCTTCGGTAACCCTCCGATGAAGATCTTTCTGCAACGGGAAAAAAAGAGGAGGAAACAACAAATCATCAGGAAAACGATGAAAGCGGATCGGAAAGGGAAGGCAAAGACGAGTAGAAGATTAAACAGAGGAGATCGAAGGGAAAACTCACGCAGGGCTCGCACCATCATGCTCCTGCATCCTCGAGCCCATGTCGACAGCCTCACAAGGTTGGGGTTCGCCTGACGGAGACGAGGAATCTAGGGTTTGCGGACGAACTGGCGGCGGCTGTTCCTGTGGCTACAGCCTTTAATAGATACATGCACGTAACCGAAGAGATCGGATCGGTGAAGCGGATAGATCTTGACCGTACATCTTGAGACGTCGTTCAAGTTAGAAATTGATCGTGACCATTGCTCGAGGACCGCATCTCAAAATAAACTTGGTCCGGTTCAAATAAAATCGGgttgatttttgaaatagattccGGATTCACCATTACGATTATATATTATACATAATTTACTATACGTAATTTAGCAATAATTAGTATACTTTTAAACTTACTAAATTATGcattaatttcctaaaataccTTTTGTCCTTCCACTTTTTCTTCTACCCTTTGTACGTGGAGGAGATCGTAAAATTGTTAATGAGCTAGTCGAGCAATTGCACTTATATAAATCgtattaattttaagaaaaaaaactcGAAATAGGAAATACAATATATTAGCATGGATCTTATTTCAACAAAATCTTGGCATATCATATGAAAAATATTAACGAAAAGCAATAAAAAATATGATTAAAAAGTCATCCTTATCATGCTATGTCGTCTGAGTATTCcttaaggaagaagaaaaatagaaGCAATAGAAAAGGTCTTTAACAGCATCGATTAACCTTTGTTAATAGGAAATAAAGATTATGTCAAAATGTTCTAATTCCTTGAGGATCTCTCCCTATAGATGATAATGAATCAGGCTAAAGAGTTTTACATATTAAACTCACATTCAATAATTTGAAACGCAATAACCTCAAATTAGATCACTTAAATGAGTTTAGTTTGTATTCATATTCACAACTTACAATTAAGCCCACTAAAAGAAATattcaacaatctctcacttaggctatatgtgagttgtatatgaaatacaaatgtaactttagttgatatcaaatttTATGAATATAGGATATCTTTGCAAATAATTTAGTCTATTAATTTCATTGGTATaagactaaagaggtcataaTTACTATATATGTCTTAAAAAAACCCTAATAGTAATTACAATAACAACGTTGTTAATGACATAGATTAAGATGTAGATGTGTAAAGTAGAAATTACACCAAATGTGATCAGTACATGTCAAATTTCAACTGGTCCTGAAATGACCCAAAAGGATTTAATCatctttgctaaaactttttGCTAAATTGTACTAGCAAAGCATGATGTAAGCCTTATGATTTCAAATGgaatttatatcatatttataaACATTAAATGctaaataaaaatagtaaattatgatattttatttcAGAGTctcaaataaataaacaaaattctcgttaatattttaaactttaagtatatataataatcaaaataaaatatttgtcttTATTGACAAAAGTAAAAAGCAATAAAGAAAATACACTCTCACTAGATGAGTTCTTTTTTACATAAAAATGATTCTCATATTCACATCATACGCATGAAATACCTTAGGCATCAAGCTCTTGGTGAGTGGATCTGCTAATATGAAACTTGTGTTATGTGCTCTATCATGATCTGACAACTCTGAATTATTTCTTTAACTATCAAAAATTTAATAACTATATGCTTAGACTTTAACGAATTGTAGTTGTTCTTGACATAGAGTTATGCGGCTTTATTATTTGTAAGGTCCCACTAATAtcgaatgttaaaaaaaaaaaaataataataataaagtaaaatacaaGATATTAGCCCTTCATTTGGGAATTTTAGAGAATTAAACAAGATTTGTATGACATATTAATGGGGATGGACTTATAAAACTTTGAGGAACCTGTTTAGAAAATCAATTAAGTAGGATTAATAGGTTTAATTAACCCAAGTTGGATTGTAATTACCCAAGATATATAAGGTATATAAGCCTAAACCTaatcttttttttcattttcttaacCCTTACCGCTCGACTCCTTTTCCTTCTCTCTACTCCGCCGCTTCAACAAGAGCATGTTGTCGTGCCCTAAGCTTGGCGAGTCGACGTTGCCACGCCATGGTTTTCCTCGGTGAGCATTGACACAAGTTGTGGATCTTCCACGACTACCCTTCACCGTCGGCACATCAACCAGTGGGCTAAAGCTCCTGTCGACGACACTAAAGGAAGAAAAGGCAAGTGGTTCCTTTGTAGATACGAATGGGTGTTCTTCATTAGGCTAGCATCAAGTCTTGGGTTGTCGATTTCTTTCGGCACAGGGCTATGCGGTTTCATCTAGGATTTTGAAGTTGTTGGAGGTTTTCCAATAGATTTCTTTGTGCCTTTGCTAGTTTCTTTTTAACTCACCGGAATGGATTCAGGTGTTACGAGTTGATTTCTGATTTTCACATTGTTTACTGGTAAATTTCTACATTGGAGATGTTCTCATTGAATTCTAGAATATGCTTTTGATATGCAATGTGGTGATGTTTTTTCTGGTTTCTTGAACAGATGTTGGATTTTCTGAAATTATTCTTGATGAACATCTAGATGATGGTATTCGATTTCTACAATTGTAATGATAtatgctttgatgatagagtgGGGGTTTGAATAGGTTTTGAGTTTCTGCATTTGTGTTGATGAACGATCTAGAGAAGGGTTGATTTTGAAACGAGTGTGGAGTTTTCAGCATTTATGTTGATGATGTTGAATTCTTGTAGGACATTTGGAAGAGGAAGAATAACATATGTCAATGAGAAAACAAGAAGTTTACTTGAGTTTATCAATAACCAGGAAGCTATACAGAAAGTTTGGCACATAACTAGTCCAAATTGATACACAACTGCTACCCTTTACAGAAACACAGCAATAGCAATATCAGAAATCAGATATGTTAATGGTTATTGTCACTTCCCTTCCTTCTTATGAACGACCTCAATCTTTGGACAGAAACAACCACCAGAGATGCCTTTCGATTGCATAGATAGGGATTCAAACTGAGCCCTGCAGTAACCCAGCAAATCACCTCTTTAAATCCTTAACAACAATAGCAACTTCAGAATTCTGCATTCACATAATTAAGGCTAACATGAAAAGAAGGAAACACCAATTGATCATTCAGACatctcaaaataattttcaaactccCTGCAATAGAATTCCAGCATTGAATCACAAGATACTTGAGAAGAATGAAATGCTACTTGTCCTTGAGTAAGCAAGAACTTCATTTAGTCTTTCCACTTATCAGTAACTTGCTACCAAAACTTGACACGCAACTTGTCAAGGTTGATACTTCAGATCTCAGAACCTTGAAACTGTCTAGAACAATCAATGTTCAGCAAACCAAATTTCTGAATTACAATAGATTTTTCAGCATTAGGCTTCCACATGTTTCACAATAAATTTCAGATTCAATCAATTCCATAAATTCAGTTCTTCATTAGCTTTTAATTGCAGCACATGTAGATTTCAGCTTCATTTCTCATCTTTCTGCAGAATTTCGCACATTAACATCTACTTCCCACATAAGTCTCCTAGAGTTTaaatgtatcaacatagtatcaagtctcaAAATCTAAAGCACTTTGAGCTTactcttgacatgataaaactcaaaatatggatacatttagcatataatcttaaaaattcttCATTCACaacaacattcttccaaaactccATCATTGGCTTTAATTTGAATCTCTACCATTAACAAATGAATCCCCCAAAAACAATatacacctcccccacacttaatcctttgttcatataatcaatccaactcatcaagaattcaaccaaaactcccaACGAAATGAAGGCAAATCAAAGTGATCAAGAATTAGAATGCttgatgaaaatattttaagaaaattgtggggaaagaaattagaaattaggATGGAACAAAAATGACAcaatccttcatttccatgcatacttatgatattgtgactttgaaaacaagcaaagcaagttctagaatttcaattgttgtaagcgcatgcatacaaagaaaataatagagtataGGCTTAAGGTGATTatctctaggtaattttcatgcaaACAAGCTCAATCGAACAAAATTGAATCCACTAAcacactaaccaatatcatgtaagaaaagtatccaatcatgtcacatgacctaaacttgatgatcaaatttaagaaacttttaccatatTAAAAGTATTACTAGAAAAAATTCTTggagaattttattaaaaatggcATGCTGTGTATACctactaaatgcaaagtatggaaacaAATGtgaaaacaaaatgcaaagtatgaaactaagaaacgtataaagaatttattaacaaagcatgaattaaaatgcaaaagaaagtgaaattggaaccaactcccctttaatttttGTGGTTGAAGgagatttagcaacaaaatccacaccggtagaggtgtaattgtggttccactaaaattatttttattcttcatttttcctttcaaatctttttctggaggacggaggcggttcagttcaagtaTCCGCTccggaagcttgtattctcctacaatatcattaaaaaaataagactTCTCATacacatgtgggataaaaagaaaataggagaatattagtgtgggtagaaaatttattaagaaatgaatcacaactaatgaaatgaacggtacctctataaaattttctgattaaatcacaagaaatactcaccttgtcatcgtgaaaggtacctagagtggGATTTGTTACCTCTTCTTCATCAAATGAATGCTCAAGTTCTTGTTCTGGTGAAtgtacatcctcatgtagtgattcttgagtGTTTGGCtttatagcacaagtccctacacttacatctttaattcttggtgattcttgaggtaatgcttccagtaagtattcccctacacttaaattatcttcaaaaaaatgttcagaacctgaatcactaacaacatcttcaacaacaaaatcattaggatcagaaatttgcataattacatcattatcacaaaaattactagaaaaatcatatgaagtgatagaagtagggtcagacctgacagaatcgctactttccatctctccactggaatttCGCGCTTGTAGCtaattgatggatgatgcaatttgatctaactgaattTGTATGTtatgtatccttgaaaattgttgctcttgatgctcactcatttgttacataatctccctgagtttcca
This genomic stretch from Zingiber officinale cultivar Zhangliang chromosome 7A, Zo_v1.1, whole genome shotgun sequence harbors:
- the LOC122002844 gene encoding heterogeneous nuclear ribonucleoprotein A2 homolog 1-like gives rise to the protein MGSRMQEHDGASPAKIFIGGLPKDTTLDAFVKHFEEYGEIVDSVIMKDRSTNKPRGFGFITYRDASVVDKVIEESHVFNGKMVEIKRTIPKGAAPLKDFKTRKIFVGGIPTTLSEDQLRNFFSEFGKVQDLEIIRDHTTNRSRGFGFVVFEKEKDVDDLLAKKGNMIDLAGTKVEIKKAEPKKPGNPPPAFGSGSRSRHFGDNASSYGGSYSSVGGAGGYGPPPTFRTPGGFGPRPGGYGGYGSAPGEYSGGYGGYAGDYRGEPSIGYSSRFGSYGGGFSSGYGGSLGGYGREAPGYGGSSYGGGYDSPGSYGSGLYGSRGGYGSGGGAGPGRYHPYGR